The DNA sequence CCAGGATGAAAAAACTCTTGAATCGAAACCGAACCGAATGAATTCGATCCTATTGAACCAGTCCGTTCAATTTCTTAGGTCTGGACCGGCCAAATCTCGGTCCAAATCTCACCCCTACCATCGACCCACTTAATTGCTGGATCTTTCCCTTCCCATTAATAGATCACCCTCTTGGTTGAGAAGAATGAATCAGCTTCTCATTCTTGGCATCCAAATACAGCACAATGTCAGAGACAAAAGAACACTTCATCCTGTTCCCATTCATGGCAGAAGGCCACATAATCCCTTTCTTGGCGTTAGCCCTTCGACTTGTAGAGAAAAAGGGTTGCACCATAACCTTTATCAACTCCCCTCTCAACGTCAAGAAGATCAGTGCCAAGCTCCCTCCAAACCCTTATCTGCGCCTTGTTGAAATCCCTTTCAACCCCGCCGACCATGGCCTCCCTGCAGATGCTGAGAACACCAACTCTCTTCCTTACCATCTTATCCTCAGTCTTTTCGAAGCTTCTGATTCCTTTAAACCCATTGTCAGAAAGCTCATTCACAACATTTTCCACGAAGAAAATAGTTGTCCTCCACCACATTGTTTTATCTCCGACTTGTATTTTGGGTGGTGCGCCGATATTGCCCACGAGTTTGGCATGTTCCACGCCATGTTTTCCGTGGTTGGAGCCTTTGGCATGGCTTGTTATTTCTCCATGTGTCTGCACTGTCCGCAGAGGAAAGCGGAATCAGGGGAATTCACATTGCCTGATTTCCCTGAAGCATCTACTATTCACATATCACAGCTCTCACAAAGTCTTAAGGCGGCTGATGGTAACGATTCTTTTTCACGGTACATGACAAAACTGATTCCTCAGTGTCTGAATTCTGATGGAATGTTGGTTAATACGGTGGAGGGACTTGACACTATTGGACTGGACTACTTCAGGCGAAAGTTCAACAGGCCGATTTGGGCAGTGGGGCCACTTCTTCTACCTCCATCAGGCGAAAGGCGAGTTGCGAAAGACTCTCAAAACTCTCCAGAGTTTATCACAAGTTGGCTTGATTCGAAACCTCCCAAGTCTGTGTTATACATATCCTTTGGGTCGCAGAATACGATGTCTAGTTCCCAGATGATGCAACTGGCTATGGGATTGGATGTTAGTGGCAAGAATTTCATTTGGGTTGTCCGACCACCTATGGAGTTTGA is a window from the Carya illinoinensis cultivar Pawnee chromosome 14, C.illinoinensisPawnee_v1, whole genome shotgun sequence genome containing:
- the LOC122293166 gene encoding UDP-glycosyltransferase 92A1-like, which gives rise to MSETKEHFILFPFMAEGHIIPFLALALRLVEKKGCTITFINSPLNVKKISAKLPPNPYLRLVEIPFNPADHGLPADAENTNSLPYHLILSLFEASDSFKPIVRKLIHNIFHEENSCPPPHCFISDLYFGWCADIAHEFGMFHAMFSVVGAFGMACYFSMCLHCPQRKAESGEFTLPDFPEASTIHISQLSQSLKAADGNDSFSRYMTKLIPQCLNSDGMLVNTVEGLDTIGLDYFRRKFNRPIWAVGPLLLPPSGERRVAKDSQNSPEFITSWLDSKPPKSVLYISFGSQNTMSSSQMMQLAMGLDVSGKNFIWVVRPPMEFDINSEFNFKEWLPEGFAQKIRDEKRGLILDKWAPQQEILSHEATSAFLSQCGWNSVLECLIHGMPLIGWPMATEQFYTAKQMVEHLGVCVEVARGKTCEVKPEDIAAKIELVMNETEKAGKTMRRKALEAREILFDAMKDEDDYKGSSVKAMDDFLSAAELMSDKTKRGPNI